From Aptenodytes patagonicus chromosome 1, bAptPat1.pri.cur, whole genome shotgun sequence, one genomic window encodes:
- the TNFRSF1A gene encoding tumor necrosis factor receptor superfamily member 1A isoform X2, translating into MRGPVLPCSSLGTVILTFVCVLTKESVEIAPVPYTLQVHRVALDGRDPSNPLRREKRQVQCQLGQYLHPRETHCCMRCHAGTYKAKDCDRPDQAPVCLPCANGTFTAVDNTMSKCFQCTRCRTEFQQIVETPCTPKQDTVCSCRKHQYQIGLSDLFQCRNCSSCVNGIIANCSKNRDTICRCKPRFFLTLSNVCKPCNSCIGEECLQCHSPLTTSPTSSGLSGSLVLGIIVAIFGVISVLYIVNKVVKLVQENGIASSFYSCVSLPQTTKEPVSEVEVKRSEISILLPESQKETELSLNATPPPAPLLQSSHELPDCVRPARKTQLPDNPAILYTVVDHVPPSRWKEFVRRLGLSDYDLERIEMEHRRLRDAQYEMLRLWKLQMGHAATVEHISCVLNQMELSGCSEAIQEALLNQNSLQPCSLHSHL; encoded by the exons GTTATCCTAACATTTGTCTGCGTGTTGACAAAGGAATCTGTAGAAATTGCTCCAGTGCCATATACACTGCAAGTCCATCGGGTAGCTTTGGATGGAAGAGACCCCTCTAACCCCTTGAGGAGAGAAAAGAGGCAGGTGCAGTGTCAATTAGGACAATACCTACATCCCAGAGAGACCCACTGCTGCATGAGGTGCCATGCAG GTACCTACAAGGCAAAAGACTGTGATCGGCCTGACCAGGCACCTGTCTGTCTTCCATGTGCTAATGGCACATTCACAGCTGTTGATAACACCATGTCTAAATGCTTCCAGTGTACACGGTGCCGTACAG AATTCCAGCAGATAGTAGAGACTCCCTGCACCCCAAAGCAAGATACCGTATGCAGCTGTCGGAAGCATCAGTATCAGATTGGCCTGTCCGATCTCTTCCAGTGTAGGAACTGCAGCTCGTGTGTCAATGGGATTATTGCCAACT GCTCAAAGAACAGAGACACAATTTGCAGGTGTAAGCCTCGATTCTTCCTGACACTTAGTAACGTTTGCAAGCCTTGCAACAG CTGCATTGGAGAAGAATGCTTGCAGTGTCATAGTCCACTTACTACCTCACCGACTTCGTCTGGGCTGA GTGGGAGCCTTGTCCTTGGCATCATCGTTGCAATATTTGGAGTTATCTCTGTCCTCTACATTGTGAATAAAGTAGTGAAGCTGGTCCAGGAAAATGGGATAGCATCGTCTTTCTATTCCTGTG tttctTTGCCACAGACAACCAAGGAGCCAGTATCTGAG GTTGAAGTAAAAAGAAGTGAAATTTCCATCCTTCTTCCGGAGTCCCAGAAGGAAACAGAATTGTCACTGAATGCAACACCACCACCTGCACCTCTGCTCCAAAGTTCACATGAGTTACCAGACTGTGTCAGACCTGCCAGGAAGACACAGCTTCCAGACA aCCCTGCTATTCTCTACACTGTGGTGGATCATGTACCGCCATCTCGGTGGAAAGAGTTTGTGAGGCGTCTGGGTCTGAGTGACTATGATCTAGAGCGAATTGAGATGGAGCATCGGCGTTTACGAGATGCCCAATATGAAATGCTTAGACTGTGGAAACTGCAGATGGGCCATGCTGCAACTGTGGAGCACATCAGCTGTGTTCTCAACCAGATGGAGCTCAGTGGCTGCAGTGAAGCTATTCAAGAGGCTTTGCTAAACCAGAACTCTCTGCAACCTTGCAGCCTCCACAGCCATCTTTAA
- the TNFRSF1A gene encoding tumor necrosis factor receptor superfamily member 1A isoform X1 — protein MFSHLVALPLPPLPPLPLYLQVILTFVCVLTKESVEIAPVPYTLQVHRVALDGRDPSNPLRREKRQVQCQLGQYLHPRETHCCMRCHAGTYKAKDCDRPDQAPVCLPCANGTFTAVDNTMSKCFQCTRCRTEFQQIVETPCTPKQDTVCSCRKHQYQIGLSDLFQCRNCSSCVNGIIANCSKNRDTICRCKPRFFLTLSNVCKPCNSCIGEECLQCHSPLTTSPTSSGLSGSLVLGIIVAIFGVISVLYIVNKVVKLVQENGIASSFYSCVSLPQTTKEPVSEVEVKRSEISILLPESQKETELSLNATPPPAPLLQSSHELPDCVRPARKTQLPDNPAILYTVVDHVPPSRWKEFVRRLGLSDYDLERIEMEHRRLRDAQYEMLRLWKLQMGHAATVEHISCVLNQMELSGCSEAIQEALLNQNSLQPCSLHSHL, from the exons ATGTTTTCTCACCTTGttgctctccctcttcccccccttccccctctccctctgtaTTTACAGGTTATCCTAACATTTGTCTGCGTGTTGACAAAGGAATCTGTAGAAATTGCTCCAGTGCCATATACACTGCAAGTCCATCGGGTAGCTTTGGATGGAAGAGACCCCTCTAACCCCTTGAGGAGAGAAAAGAGGCAGGTGCAGTGTCAATTAGGACAATACCTACATCCCAGAGAGACCCACTGCTGCATGAGGTGCCATGCAG GTACCTACAAGGCAAAAGACTGTGATCGGCCTGACCAGGCACCTGTCTGTCTTCCATGTGCTAATGGCACATTCACAGCTGTTGATAACACCATGTCTAAATGCTTCCAGTGTACACGGTGCCGTACAG AATTCCAGCAGATAGTAGAGACTCCCTGCACCCCAAAGCAAGATACCGTATGCAGCTGTCGGAAGCATCAGTATCAGATTGGCCTGTCCGATCTCTTCCAGTGTAGGAACTGCAGCTCGTGTGTCAATGGGATTATTGCCAACT GCTCAAAGAACAGAGACACAATTTGCAGGTGTAAGCCTCGATTCTTCCTGACACTTAGTAACGTTTGCAAGCCTTGCAACAG CTGCATTGGAGAAGAATGCTTGCAGTGTCATAGTCCACTTACTACCTCACCGACTTCGTCTGGGCTGA GTGGGAGCCTTGTCCTTGGCATCATCGTTGCAATATTTGGAGTTATCTCTGTCCTCTACATTGTGAATAAAGTAGTGAAGCTGGTCCAGGAAAATGGGATAGCATCGTCTTTCTATTCCTGTG tttctTTGCCACAGACAACCAAGGAGCCAGTATCTGAG GTTGAAGTAAAAAGAAGTGAAATTTCCATCCTTCTTCCGGAGTCCCAGAAGGAAACAGAATTGTCACTGAATGCAACACCACCACCTGCACCTCTGCTCCAAAGTTCACATGAGTTACCAGACTGTGTCAGACCTGCCAGGAAGACACAGCTTCCAGACA aCCCTGCTATTCTCTACACTGTGGTGGATCATGTACCGCCATCTCGGTGGAAAGAGTTTGTGAGGCGTCTGGGTCTGAGTGACTATGATCTAGAGCGAATTGAGATGGAGCATCGGCGTTTACGAGATGCCCAATATGAAATGCTTAGACTGTGGAAACTGCAGATGGGCCATGCTGCAACTGTGGAGCACATCAGCTGTGTTCTCAACCAGATGGAGCTCAGTGGCTGCAGTGAAGCTATTCAAGAGGCTTTGCTAAACCAGAACTCTCTGCAACCTTGCAGCCTCCACAGCCATCTTTAA